A region of the Marmota flaviventris isolate mMarFla1 chromosome 3, mMarFla1.hap1, whole genome shotgun sequence genome:
AGAACACAGGGATTTTCCCCCCACTGTCTATTactgattttataaaattaacttcTAACTTGTTTAAGATTAACTTCTAATTTGATACTttgatttggatatttttttatttatagtacctataattttaaatattatttacctataattttaaatattatctacCATTAAAGACATGCTTATAGTAAGGCTGataaaatgtcaaatgtcttAAAAATTGAGAGGAATTATATGAAAATCTAAGTTAGTTTTTAACAGTTAAACATAGTCCTGAGGCCAAGGCAGAAAGAAAAGCATATTGTAATCCTACTGCCCAACCTGAACCACAATAGAAAGGATTTCCATGGTGGTAAGTTCAGAGACATTTATCTAGTATTTCTTTAACCTAAGAACACAGATCTACATAATGAGTGATATCTTCATGGACTTTTATAGGGGTGTAGaaaattattaatgataataGCATATGCTTATTATGGACTTACTCTATGCCAATATAACCTTAAAACAAATTTTACCAATATCAGGAATATAAAACTTTTAGCAGAACTGAGAAAACTGATTTCCTAATACTTAATTAGGCAGTTTTTCCATTTGACCTCTATACTTTCCTATAACTACTATATATGCAAGACAAATTGACCTGGGaattacatacacatacacacatgcatatatgtgtaaCGCTAACATACTGCACACAACTTCAGAAACTCACCTTTGCCAATACCAATGATCCTACTGAAAGAAAGAGATGAGCCCTTTAAGTAAATACACATGCTTTCATTAATTATTAAATTCACACAACATCTGTCAAGCTGATGATTTACTAAGCTTTGGTTGTCCTTACATATTTCTCACAGTCTATGATGCATAATTTTTCTAACTTATTGATGTCTCTTCCAATCACTATGTATCAGtgagtacaaaaaataaattaagttgaTCCTACAACAAAAACAAGTCTGAGATTTCAATTTAATATCAACCATCAAAAGTATGTTATGCACACTTATAATCTCAGCGGCGTGGGAAGCTGAGTGAGGCAGccaattgcaagttcaaagccagcctcagcaaaggcgaggtgataagcaactcagtgagactctgtctctaaataaaatacaaaatagggctggagatggggttcagtggttgagagccctgagttcaatctccagtatgccCCCAAAAGGTATGTTATGAgttaactaaaaatacatataatttatttctattctccTTTTATAATACATGTTCTGCTCTAAATGCTAATAATAATGTTGTTAAGGGCATCAAAACAACTTGAAGCCTGATGAAAAACAGTAGGCCCTAGAGATACAGTAATGCCACTAGATTTCAGCCTGTCAGAACATCAACAAACACTTAGGAAACCAGGAAACTaacaagttttttatttttttctttcaattaccTGACAAATCTGAATGAATATATTCATAGCCTAAATTGCCTTGAGCtgctttagattaaaaaaaaatgtatgtaccAAGCTATTCTCTTACTGCACACCAATTCCCCCAAATGCACAGAAACCTAAGTGTTGTCAAGGAATTCATTCAGGAGATCATGGTGCTCAGCAATTATccaaattgtgatccttctggtCCTCCCTTCTTCAGCTTTGGGCAGACCAAAAAGTCTGAATCAGTGGATCTTAAAATGCTTCcacagcatcacctgggaacatGTTAGAAATGCATATTCTATTACAAAGATGTTCAATTAAGGAACCCAGTTGGTTGTGGACCTAGCAGCTGCACGTCAATAATTGCTGCATGGGTGTGGGGTTCTAAAAGACATCTGCACCTCTTCTACTGATTCCAGATGTGCATGCTGTCtgcatgtgttgaaatatcacactgagccccattaatatgtacaattaatacatgttaataaaaagtAACCTAAATTGATGAAAATGGAGTGATAGAATATGAAGTTTCCCAAAATGGCCTTACGGGGTTTAATGGATAAAGCTGCATTTGGTTATTTCTGTCCCCATGCTATCCAGCACTAAAGAATGACCCTAGAAGTCTCAAAAGGATATGGTGTGTGATGTTGCCTTGCAAAGGATGATGAGGGTAGTTTGGTGGAGGCTCAGGGTCTGATGGAGATCCCCCAATCTAATTCATACTGGCTATCATTTGCTACCTTCCTTACAACCAGTAAAATGGATTGGGGTTCTGTATTACGAGACTCCATGGCACTCAGAATACTCCCCTGGGATCTCATTCCCCAGTGAGGAGCATCTTGGGTTAACACTGCTGTCGTTTTCAGTTCACACTGCTGCAGAGGATTACAGCCCACCATTCTTCTCCACATTGTATTAAAACAGGCAATGAAGGGAGGAAGTGCTAAGGtcactatattttttaaacacaccTTGGCAAAACTGTCAAGGCCATTCCTAAcccataaaatttttaattcttaaaaaacaataaaaacgaGGAAATCTCGTCTCAGAGCAAGCTGCCATTTTGCTAAAAAGGCAGGAAAACTGCTAGCATCAGTATTACGTGCTTCTTGCTTAACACAGCTCCTTGGATGGAAGCAAAGGTTTTATTCATCTCTCAGAGAGCATTTTGTATTgtttctctctcccacacaagtaTTGCAGGGTTTACTTGTTTACCTCCTTCAGATCCTGCACAACGGCCGTGAGCCTCTCATTTTCTGCTTGGACATTAGTGACCACAGCCCGGCTTTGTTTCAGTTCATTCTGCATCTCCAAGATCTTGCCCAGATAGTAAGCTTCCTTCGATGCAGACTCCTGCAGAAGCGTTTCCTCCCGAGTCTCTCCATCCTCAGCGACTTTACGATGGATGGAGAAGGACTGCCCAAATGCCTGTAGagtatttggaaagaaaaaaagtgcatAATGAAATATACCACAGCACTCTTAAGCAGACATGGAAAATGCTTTGTTTGgctttgtgtatttaaaaaaaaaaaaaaaaaaaaaaaaaacagctaggCTGAAAGACctccagaagaaaaataataataactaataaaaaacataGGTAGCAATCTAATAGCTCTAATTGGTGCCTGAAATCCTTTTTGAATAATTCAAATCCTTTTGAGGAAAAAGGGTGCTGGAGATAAACCCAAAGCTTCCTGAATGTTAAGCAcatgctttaccatggagctaaaGCTTCAGTCCCTTCAAAATCCAAttttgaggagaaaagaaaaaaatttaaacatcttGCAAAAATAGCTATgtgttaaagaaaaattgaaaaacattactggctgttttatgttatttttgttcAGACAGATTCTATTGAAAAACACTTCAGTGTTAATCAGTCCATTAACATTCGTGTTGTCACCTTTGTTCCAGAAAAATATCCcacagctaggcacagtggtgcacacctgtaaccccagcagctccgggaggcttaggcaagaggatcacaagtccaaagccagcctcaataatttggcaagaccctaagaaatttagcgagatcctgtctcaaagaagtaaaaaacaaaaagggggctggggttgtggctcagaggtggagtgcttgcctagcacgtttgaggccctgggttcaatcctcagcaccacataaaaataaacaaaaaataaaactattgtgtccaactcaaaaataaatattataaaaaaggggggctggggatgtggctcagtggttaagcttctAGGTTCAGACCCCAGtaacccccctcaaaaaaatcccacaaatatttcccagaaagaaaataatagcttCACTAGCTTTCTAATACATTAGCCTAATGTCAGACCAATTATGAACAAGTGCCCTTCAAAGAGAAAATCATCAAACAATATTCAAATGGCCCAGTACCACAAAGACATTGAAACGTAATCTCTGTAAGAAAAcatgtatctatttatttgtgCAGAAAGAAATCTAGGAGAATAAACTAGAAACTAAACAAGTTGGTTGTCTCCAGGGGATAGTGGGAATGGGGTGAAAAGACTGGGGGAATGAAATGTACTGCAGGGAAGAAGGGGTGCAATGGATTCTCTGGTTATGCCTTCTCAAATAGTCTGACTCCTAGAATGACAGTAATGCTTCACATGCCTCACAAATATACATTAGAAATCAACCTCTATGTGTTGTGGAAACCCAAAATAGAACACAAATAGTATAAGGACAAACCCAACTGTATTATAACTGAATAACAAAGTCACACCAGAAGGTATATGGAATAAAAATCAAAGCTTagcattttagaaaacaatatttttactaTATACTATGAGGTTAAAGACAACATGGACACTGagggcagtggtgcacacctgtaatccccgtagctcaagagactgaggtaggaggtttgtgagttcaaagccagcctcagcaattttgcaagaccctaagcaactcggtgagaccctgtgtctaaataaaatatgaaaagggttggggttgtggcatgtggctcagtggtaaagtacccctgggttcaatccctggtaccaaaaaaataaataaataaacaaatatatttttaaatttaaattaaaaaaaagacaacatggACTTCCTCAAAACACTATATAATCTAGCTGGTGAAGTTGTTTCTCATAGAGATTATGAAAGCAATGTTTCTCATTGTTGGAGAAAGGAGCCGCAAATAAGGAAGGGAGAAATTGAGAAGAAAACCAGTGGTGGAGGAAGTTATCAGGATAAACATGAtttaataggtaaataaatattcacagaTAGGGAGAGAGAAAGGCTTCTCAAAGGTGtgcatattcacacacacacacacttcccagCTCTGTCAGCTGTGGGGCCCAGAAGCAATGGCATGCCAGTAGAAATAAGCACACCCAGCACCCAGATTTTGTTCCTCAATATCAATCtccaataaaaagagaaaggctCTTTGGAAAAATTGGTCCTAGGGTTGGAGTACAATGAGCTTGGCATGTCTGTGATAGCCAAGAgtaataaaatgctttttaaaaaacaatggggagggctggggttgtggctcagaggtagaacactcacctagcatgcatggggcactgggttcgatcctcggcatcacagaaaataaagatattgtgtctacatataatttaaaatatatatatttaaaaaaaacaatggggaggggctggggttgtggcttgtcTATCATGTGCAAtgctctgggttcgatcttcagcaccacataaaaacaaataaataaaataaaggttttgtgtccatctacaactaaaaaaaatttttttaaaaaacaatgaggaGACTGGCATGGCATCACACACCTGGAATTCCCACAACTCAGGAAGAaggtcaggaagatcacaagttcatggccagtctgggcaacttagttaagaccctctctcaaaaaatataaaagaactgGAGTATAGCTCAatgatggagtgcttgcctagcatgtgcaaggccctgagttcaatccccaggaccacatcTTGAGATGTGGTCTCACACTGGGttgagagcctacatcttgggagcaaatttttaccactcccACATCAAATACAGCACTAATCggtagggtatacaaagaactaaaaaagctaaccaccaaaaagacaaatagcccaatcaataaatgggccaaggaactgaacaggcacctctcagaagatgatatacaatcaatcaacaaatatatgaaaaaaatgttcaatatctctagcaattagggaaatgcaaaccaaaactatctaagattttatctcacttcagtcagaatggcagccattaagaatacaaacaacaataaatgttggcaaggatgtaggggaaaggaCACACTCAaacattggtggtgggactgcaaattggtgcagccaatatggaaagcaatatggagaattcttggaaaactagaaatgaaaccactatttgagccagctatcccactccttggtctatacccaaaggacttaaaaacagcatactacagggacacagccatatcaatgtttatagcagcacaattcacaacagctaaactgtggaaccaaactagatgctcttcagtagatgaatggataaaaaaaaatgtggtatatatacacagtggactattttactcagcaataaaagagaataaaatcatggcatttgcaggtaaatggatggagctggagaatataatgctacaTGAAGTttgccaatccccccaaaacaaaggttttctctgatataaggaggctgattcataatagggttgggagagggaacatggaaggattagacgaactctagatagggcaaaggggtgggaggggaagagagggagcatgggggtaaaaaaatatgttggaatgagatggacatcattaccctaagtatatatatatgaagacatgaatggtgtgaatataccttgtatataaccagaaatatgaaaaattgtgctctatatgtgtaatatgaattgtaatgcattctactgtcatatacaacaaatgagaataaaaactaaatatatatataatatatatatatatacatataatttatatatatatatatatatatatatatatatatataattattttattgttcaaaTCATTCCAaatccatatacatatatatatatatggatttggAATGAtttgaacaataaaataattataataatgcattataatccactgaaaaaactaaaaatgcatGAGCACATATTGATATAATAACTGAATAAATGGTTATTATATCAATAGTTATTTCTTACAGTAGATTCtaataatatgaaagaaatgatagaaataaattaaatcagcATTTGGACAAACATCAAGTAATAACTAGTGTAGAAAAGAATCattcaggggctgaggttgtggctcagtggtaaagcacttgcctagcatgtgtgaggcactgagttcgattctcagcaccacatacaaataaacaaaataaaggtccatcaacaactaaaaaatattttttaaaaaaagaatcattcaaATAACCtaaaattttggggaaaagtATTATGAGAAATAAGGTATTTGCAAAATCTTAAAGTATCTCCCCTCAAGATACTTACTAATTccaaatgggaaaataataactttaaagtGAAAAAGAATTGGGAGACACCACCTTAACTAAGTGATCAAAAGTTAGATCAACTATGAGACATAGATGTCACATACCCACTAATGTATGTTAAGAAGCACAACATCACAACATCATTGTGTTTGGAGGTGATGTTTGTTCAGGGGTATTCCTGCCCAAAAGCATAAGCCAATTCTTACCAtaaaacatcagacaaacccaaagaGGGAGACATTCTACAAAACTGTTGGCCAGTACTCTTCAATATTATGATGGttataaaaaatggagaaagactCATCCAGATTAGACGAGAACAAGAAGACATGACGAAGTGCTGGATGGGGTGCTGGACTGTTTATTCTGAACCTGAAAAAAGACGCTGCTAGAAACtatggtctatatacacaatggagttttactgagccatagaagaacgaaattaaggcacttgctggtaaatggctGGAaccagagaatatcatgctaagcgaaataagcttGACTCAGAACAGCAAGGGTTTAATTTTTGTCTCATATACAGAAACTGGGGTGAGGGAGATTTTCAAAAGGCAGGAGTCTCACAAAAACAGGAGGGAGACCAACAGAGTAGAGAAAAGGGGAttgagaggagaggaaaagggaagagaatggGAAATTACTGGGGAACAAAATCTATCATATGCTATGACCATGTACAAATATACTGCACTCTGTATTATAATTACGTAAACATGATTATATCATTaataataactatattatttatatcattaaaatgattaatataattaataataataacagaagggaaatcagtagagcaCAGCAACAGatcagggaaaggaagaggggagagaaagggaaggtactgggaaataagattgatcaaattatattatacacatatatgaatagACATAATGAAttctactattatatataattataatgcactaataaaaaaggCACTAGTAGGATGGCTAATAAAATGTAGCAGGTTCTTTAGATTGCGTAATAATATTGTATCAGTGTCAGTCTCTGGTTTCCACAGTTGCAGCATGGTTATGTAAGATGGTAACACTTGGGGGAGCTGCATAAAGATTATGTGGAAATCTGTGTAGCATTTTAGCAACTGCTCTACATctaaagttatttcaaaataaaaagctagtATACACATGGTTTCTGCCCTACAGGACTTTGCAGATCTGATAAAATACTGGCACAGGGTTATGGAAGAATATCAAAGACATGAACACCAAAGAAGTGCTATATTCATTGAGAAGACTATGGTTTCATGATGTGCCACAATATcattacattttgaaatttaaaatgctcCTGGATCATGCTGTAGTCTGTGAAAATACTAGACCAATATTGGCCCATGAAACTCCATCTCACATTTGTTATACTGTTAATCTGAAGGCAAAAAAGATATGTGTTAATTACTGTAAGGGACATCTGATAATAGGAGATAGCATGATTTAGTGATTTTAAAGATAATCTGGGGCTTCTCTTAAATACTACTCATAGaaatacaacatttaaaaataatgcccTGGGGAGGGAttatgggagtaggaaagatggtggaatgagatggacatcattaccccaggtacatgtatgattgcacaaatggtgtgtctctataccatgtacaaccagagaattgaaatgctgtgcttcatttgtgtacgatgaattgaaatgcattctgctgtcatgtacaactaagtagaacaaataataataataataataccctaAAAAAGCAGGGTCTTAGTAAGACTATATTTTGAATGTCAACAAAATCAAATATGGGTCCTAAGCACCGGCTAAGAACAAAGTCTTCCAATATAGGTGTTCTCCTGTGCACAGAATACTCCTGGCGCTTGGCTTGTTCAACCTCTGGACAGAAATGAATTCTTGAGTAGTTAGATAATCATGTATGGTGATAAGCACATAAAATCATGAACAGATGAAAAATTGTATTTGGAGGTGATGTTTGTTCGGCTACTCAATTGTAATGAACGGACTCTGTGAGGTCAATTCTTAATTGATTATCCACTGAAATACCTCCAGAGCGAGGAAGGTTCTGGCAGCAACTATCCCCACAGTGGGCAGGCGAGTCTTTCTGCAGCCTCTTGCCCTGCTAAAGGATCCCTGACTCTGTAGTCAGGTATTGGTAAAATCTAACATTATCATGAACTGTGTGTCACGAGCCTCAGCTAGCTTCTTTTACACAACTATTTCCCCATTTATGGGTACAAAAAACTTGAAACATCTGCCAAAGGGCCATTTTCTTTACGCTGCCTCAGTAAAATCTGTTGGCTTGGGCACTCTATAGCTCTTGGTTGAAACAACTCCCAACATCTTCATGGAAAGTAAATTTATTATTCCAACCTTAATATAAAGTTTTCAAATACCTGTACTCTACATCGAGCACCAAaggagataaaaaatatttttctcagatatAGACATTGAATGGGTTTtcaaaaaagaatcaagaattaaaatttcaagtataaaattttgatgaatattttatttgttgttattgtagTCCAGAAACTTTAAATGAACATATGGGTTTCTGAAATTAGtcattattttaatgaagaaCTTGGCCCTTCAATGGACCTGATTTGAAAAATGATCAAAGTGCAAAATGTAAACTAAGGACATGACTCGTGTTTTTTACTTGAAATAGCAAAATAATACCAATTCTGCACAGGCGAGAGATGCCCCATGATCCACATTTTCCAATGAGAGCTAACACTACTCAGAAACtatctgctttttttaaaaaagggagagtGAGCCAGATGCAGTAgtgtacatctataatcccagatattcaggaggctgaggcaggaggatcacaggtttgaggccagtctgggcaacttagcaaaaccctgcctcaaaataaaacagaaaaggattggagatgtagctcaaagTACAATGCTCCTGagattaatccccagtactggaaaaaaacaaaagaaagaaaaagaaaaagaaaagaaagaaagaaaagaaaaaaaaaagtaagggtgAAGGAGGAAATACTCCTATTTTATCTAATTCCTAATTGCCAATGTCTGGAATCAGGCATGACAGTCACTGATATCTATCGTTCAGT
Encoded here:
- the Bicd1 gene encoding protein bicaudal D homolog 1 isoform X3, with the translated sequence MAAEEVLQTVDHYKTEIERLTKELTETTHEKIQAAEYGLVVLEEKLTLKQQYDELEAEYDSLKQELEQLKEAFGQSFSIHRKVAEDGETREETLLQESASKEAYYLGKILEMQNELKQSRAVVTNVQAENERLTAVVQDLKEVMLWKHFKIH